The following proteins are co-located in the Phragmites australis chromosome 10, lpPhrAust1.1, whole genome shotgun sequence genome:
- the LOC133883295 gene encoding auxin-induced protein 6B-like: MEEYHQQQQGGRASNKIRDIVRLQQLLKKWKKLATASPSSSGGKNGKGTVPRGSFAVYVGEEMRRFVIPTEYLGHWAFAELLREVEEEFGFRHEGALRIPCDVEVFEGILRLVKGRRKEAAAMCDCSCSSETEILCR, encoded by the coding sequence ATGGAGGAGTatcatcagcagcagcagggtgGCCGGGCGAGCAACAAGATCCGGGACATCGTGCGGCTGCAGCAGCTGCTCAAGAAGTGGAAGAAGCTGGCCAcggcgtcgccgtcgtcgtccgGAGGCAAGAACGGAAAGGGCACCGTGCCCCGGGGCTCCTTCGCGGTGTACGTTGGCGAGGAGATGCGGCGGTTCGTGATCCCCACCGAGTACCTGGGCCACTGGGCGTTCGCGGAGCTGCTCCGGGAGGTCGAGGAGGAGTTCGGGTTCCGCCACGAGGGCGCGCTCCGTATCCCCTGCGACGTCGAGGTCTTCGAGGGCATCCTCCGGCTCGTGAAAGGCAGGAGGAAGGAGGCCGCGGCCATGTGCGATTGCTCCTGCTCCTCCGAGACCGAGATCTTGTGCAGATGA